In Rhodothermus marinus DSM 4252, a single genomic region encodes these proteins:
- a CDS encoding TIGR00730 family Rossman fold protein: protein MDKPFPLSQTDGHARHPLSKLSEAEALAWQQRQIKDLWRIFRIMSEFVEGFETLSRIGPCVSIFGSARTPRGHRYYRMAEAVGRCLVEHGFGVITGGGPGIMEAANKGAKEAGGVSVGLNIVIPHEQESNPYIDRDKLINFDFFFVRKVMFVKYAQGFIVLPGGFGTMDELFEALTLIQTGKASRFPVILMGTDYWSGLLDWLRNEMLAAGNISPEDLELFMLTDEPEEAAEIIETFYREHALGPNF from the coding sequence ATGGACAAGCCGTTTCCGCTGTCACAAACCGACGGACACGCCCGCCATCCGCTCAGCAAGCTCTCGGAAGCCGAAGCGCTGGCCTGGCAGCAGCGTCAGATCAAAGACCTCTGGCGCATTTTCCGGATCATGTCGGAATTCGTCGAGGGCTTCGAGACGCTGTCGCGCATCGGCCCGTGCGTGTCGATCTTCGGTTCGGCACGCACGCCCCGCGGCCATCGCTACTACCGGATGGCCGAGGCCGTAGGCCGCTGTCTGGTCGAGCATGGCTTCGGGGTGATCACCGGCGGCGGTCCCGGCATCATGGAGGCCGCCAACAAAGGGGCCAAGGAAGCCGGCGGCGTGTCGGTGGGATTGAACATCGTCATCCCGCACGAGCAGGAAAGCAACCCCTACATCGACCGCGACAAGCTGATCAACTTCGACTTTTTCTTCGTGCGGAAGGTGATGTTCGTCAAGTACGCGCAGGGCTTCATCGTGCTGCCCGGCGGCTTCGGCACGATGGACGAGCTGTTCGAGGCGCTGACGCTCATTCAGACCGGCAAGGCCTCCCGCTTCCCGGTTATTCTGATGGGCACCGACTACTGGAGCGGTCTCCTCGACTGGCTTCGCAACGAGATGCTGGCCGCCGGCAATATCTCGCCTGAAGATCTGGAGCTGTTCATGCTCACAGATGAGCCAGAAGAGGCGGCCGAGATTATCGAAACCTTCTACCGGGAACATGCGCTCGGACCTAACTTTTAG
- a CDS encoding OmpA family protein — MRTTGAIFFMLALLLAGCARLSNTEKGAAVGAGAGAVVGGAIGKATGNTARGAILGAIVGGTAGAIIGQRMDRQAAEMQQELPDARIERVGEGILVTFDSGILFDFDSATLRPEAREKLRRLAESLKKYPETEVLIVGHTDSTGPEEYNQRLSERRAEAAAAFLMQQGIRPSRIRTMGKGETEPIASNATEEGRQLNRRVEIAIFASEAYRKEVQRSY, encoded by the coding sequence ATGCGAACCACTGGAGCGATCTTTTTCATGCTAGCGCTGCTGCTGGCTGGCTGTGCCCGGCTGAGCAATACGGAGAAAGGCGCTGCCGTCGGGGCCGGCGCCGGAGCCGTGGTCGGCGGCGCCATCGGCAAGGCGACGGGCAACACGGCCCGCGGCGCCATTCTGGGCGCCATCGTGGGCGGCACGGCGGGGGCCATCATCGGCCAGCGCATGGACCGACAGGCCGCCGAAATGCAGCAAGAGCTGCCGGACGCCCGCATCGAACGCGTCGGTGAGGGCATCCTGGTCACCTTCGACTCGGGCATCCTGTTCGACTTCGACTCGGCCACGCTGCGCCCGGAAGCCCGCGAGAAACTCCGTCGCCTGGCCGAAAGCCTGAAAAAGTATCCTGAAACCGAAGTGCTCATCGTGGGCCACACCGACAGCACCGGTCCCGAGGAATACAACCAGCGCCTTTCGGAGCGACGCGCCGAGGCGGCCGCCGCCTTTCTGATGCAGCAGGGCATCCGTCCCAGCCGCATCCGCACGATGGGGAAGGGCGAAACCGAACCCATCGCTTCCAACGCCACTGAAGAAGGGCGCCAGCTTAACCGACGCGTCGAAATCGCGATTTTTGCAAGTGAGGCCTACCGCAAAGAAGTGCAACGGTCGTACTGA
- a CDS encoding sugar phosphate nucleotidyltransferase, translating into MKLIIPMAGRGTRVRPHSHVTPKPLLPVKGKSMVERIVDTFNRVLPRHLDTGVFVLGPDFGEEIRAQLRDICARHCMTAHFAVQPRAEGTAHAVYCAGDHLEGEGIVVFADTLFEMEPGIDLEGADVVMWVKEVDDPRRFGVAVREGDRVVALVEKPSEPISREALIGIYYVRDLAVLRRYIQQLIDQDIRGHGGEFQLTDAFDRMLKDGYVFKTATVTEWLDCGTIEALMETTRYFLHKERDTLRQGTVENSIVHEPVYVGPGARVVDSVVGPNVSIEAGAEVRGAVVRDSILFAHARVEGAVLADSLVGQHAEVRGQPQRLNIGDHSTVR; encoded by the coding sequence ATGAAGCTGATCATTCCCATGGCCGGACGGGGTACGCGCGTGCGTCCCCATTCGCATGTGACCCCCAAGCCGCTCCTTCCTGTCAAAGGTAAGAGCATGGTGGAGCGCATCGTGGACACGTTCAACCGGGTGTTGCCGCGCCATCTGGACACCGGGGTTTTCGTGCTCGGACCGGACTTCGGCGAGGAGATTCGCGCGCAGCTCCGGGACATCTGCGCCCGGCACTGCATGACGGCGCATTTCGCCGTGCAGCCCAGGGCCGAAGGTACGGCACACGCCGTCTACTGCGCGGGCGATCACCTGGAGGGCGAGGGCATCGTGGTGTTCGCCGACACGCTTTTCGAGATGGAGCCCGGCATCGATCTGGAGGGAGCCGACGTGGTCATGTGGGTCAAAGAAGTGGACGATCCGCGGCGCTTCGGGGTGGCGGTGCGCGAGGGCGATCGGGTGGTGGCGCTCGTCGAGAAGCCTTCCGAGCCGATTTCGCGCGAAGCGTTGATCGGCATCTACTACGTGCGGGATCTGGCCGTGCTGCGCCGCTACATCCAGCAGCTCATCGACCAGGACATCCGCGGCCACGGGGGCGAGTTTCAACTGACGGATGCCTTCGACCGCATGCTGAAGGACGGCTACGTCTTCAAGACGGCCACCGTCACCGAGTGGCTCGACTGTGGTACGATCGAGGCGCTCATGGAAACGACGCGCTACTTCCTGCACAAAGAACGGGACACGCTGCGGCAGGGTACCGTGGAGAACAGCATCGTACACGAGCCGGTGTACGTGGGACCCGGCGCACGTGTGGTCGATTCCGTTGTCGGGCCCAATGTGTCGATCGAAGCCGGTGCCGAAGTGCGCGGTGCGGTGGTACGCGACAGCATCCTGTTTGCCCATGCGCGCGTTGAAGGCGCCGTGCTGGCCGACTCGCTGGTGGGCCAGCATGCCGAGGTGCGCGGTCAGCCGCAACGCCTCAACATTGGCGACCATTCGACGGTCCGATGA
- a CDS encoding endonuclease MutS2: MSPTDATLHGYPDTLETRLGFDVVREALKAQTRSPLGAEAVAQLRPLRDLEAVRAELARVEELQQALRFDDPVPLENLIDLRPWLVQAAPEGSRLEGEALEAVRRVLMTVRLLARYFRERRSKYPALAVLAERLTPLPELEQRLAAVVDEDGQVRDDASPELRRLRRQLALQRQRLREALLEALREAIRQGYATEDQPTIRNGRMVIPVRAEARRKVPGFVHDTSASGQTVYIEPASCLDLNNAVRELELAELREIDRILREATGWLRPHLPALKASLEVLGHFDLLQAKARLAELMDAHVPEVAADGVIELKRARNPVLVLHFRRLQETTGEVREVVPLDLTLGRTFHTLIITGPNAGGKTVAMKTVGLLVLMLACGLPIPADPASHVSLFDQLLIDIGDEQSVEADLSTFSAHMTHMAYMLARADARTLILIDEAGTGTDPDEGAALAQAILEELMRRGARTIATTHHGALKVFAYETEGVENGSMQFDQATLSPTYRFQLGVPGSSYAFEIARRMGIPEPVLARAQALVGRQQVALEALVRTLEARNQELEARLAALTEEQARLEQLRREYEARRAQLEAETEAIRQRALEEAEQLLKEANARIERTIREIKEAQAEREATRAAREALERFRRRLHEQRRRARPKPSAAEEPRSTLAVGDQVVLDEGGTPAEVLALEDDEALIAVGSLKMRVPVSRLRRLNRAARRAQTRTTTGATLPALQARTRIDVRGYRVDEALQAVERLIDEAVASGVREVEVLHGKGTGALRQAIRSYLQGRPEVERFEDAPWEQGGPGVTRIWLK; the protein is encoded by the coding sequence ATGAGCCCCACCGACGCAACGCTGCACGGCTATCCCGACACGCTTGAGACGCGGCTGGGCTTCGACGTGGTGCGCGAGGCGCTGAAGGCGCAGACGCGCAGTCCACTGGGCGCCGAGGCCGTCGCGCAGCTCCGGCCGCTGCGGGATCTGGAGGCGGTCAGGGCCGAGCTGGCCCGTGTCGAGGAGTTGCAGCAGGCGTTGCGTTTCGACGATCCTGTTCCGCTCGAAAACCTGATCGATCTACGGCCCTGGCTGGTGCAGGCCGCACCCGAAGGGTCCCGCCTCGAAGGCGAGGCGCTGGAGGCCGTACGTCGCGTGCTGATGACGGTGCGCCTGCTGGCCCGCTACTTCCGCGAGCGGCGGAGCAAGTATCCGGCGCTGGCCGTGCTGGCCGAACGCCTGACGCCGCTTCCGGAGCTGGAGCAGCGGCTGGCCGCCGTGGTGGACGAAGACGGCCAGGTGCGCGACGACGCGTCGCCGGAACTGCGGCGCCTCCGCCGCCAGCTGGCCCTGCAGCGTCAGCGCCTGCGCGAAGCGCTGCTCGAAGCGCTCCGCGAGGCCATCCGGCAGGGCTACGCGACCGAGGACCAGCCCACCATTCGCAACGGCCGCATGGTGATTCCCGTGCGGGCCGAGGCGCGCCGCAAGGTACCGGGCTTCGTGCACGACACCTCGGCCTCCGGGCAGACGGTCTACATTGAGCCGGCCTCCTGTCTGGACCTGAACAACGCGGTGCGCGAGCTGGAGCTGGCCGAACTGCGCGAAATCGACCGCATCCTGCGCGAGGCCACCGGCTGGCTCCGTCCGCATCTTCCCGCGCTGAAGGCTTCGCTCGAAGTGCTGGGCCACTTCGATCTGCTGCAGGCCAAGGCGCGGCTGGCCGAACTGATGGACGCCCATGTGCCCGAAGTGGCCGCCGACGGCGTGATCGAGCTGAAGCGCGCCCGCAACCCGGTCCTTGTGCTGCACTTTCGGCGCCTTCAGGAGACGACCGGTGAAGTGCGCGAGGTGGTGCCGCTCGACCTGACGCTGGGCCGCACCTTCCACACGCTGATCATCACCGGACCGAACGCGGGCGGCAAGACCGTCGCCATGAAAACCGTCGGCCTGCTGGTGCTGATGCTGGCCTGCGGGCTTCCCATTCCCGCCGACCCGGCCTCGCACGTGTCGCTCTTCGATCAATTGCTGATCGACATCGGCGACGAGCAGTCCGTGGAGGCCGACCTGTCCACTTTCAGCGCGCACATGACGCACATGGCCTACATGTTGGCCCGGGCCGACGCGCGCACGCTCATTCTGATCGACGAGGCGGGAACGGGGACCGATCCGGACGAAGGGGCGGCGCTGGCGCAGGCCATCCTCGAAGAGCTGATGCGGCGCGGCGCGCGCACGATCGCCACGACCCACCACGGCGCGCTCAAGGTCTTCGCCTACGAAACCGAGGGCGTCGAGAACGGCTCCATGCAGTTCGACCAGGCCACCCTCAGCCCGACGTATCGCTTCCAGCTCGGAGTGCCCGGTTCATCCTATGCCTTCGAGATCGCCCGGCGCATGGGGATTCCCGAACCGGTGCTGGCGCGGGCGCAGGCGCTCGTGGGTCGGCAGCAGGTGGCGCTGGAGGCGCTTGTGCGGACGCTGGAGGCGCGCAACCAGGAGCTGGAAGCCCGGCTGGCAGCGCTGACCGAAGAGCAGGCACGTCTGGAGCAGCTCCGGCGCGAATACGAGGCGCGTCGGGCGCAACTCGAAGCCGAGACGGAGGCGATCCGGCAGCGCGCTCTGGAGGAGGCCGAACAGCTGCTGAAAGAGGCCAACGCGCGCATCGAACGCACCATCCGGGAAATCAAAGAGGCGCAGGCCGAGCGGGAGGCCACCCGGGCAGCGCGAGAGGCGCTGGAGCGTTTCCGCCGTCGCCTGCACGAGCAGCGGCGCCGGGCCCGTCCGAAGCCATCGGCCGCCGAGGAGCCGCGCTCGACGCTGGCCGTGGGCGATCAGGTGGTGCTCGACGAGGGCGGCACGCCGGCCGAAGTGCTGGCGCTGGAGGACGACGAGGCACTGATCGCCGTGGGCTCGCTGAAAATGCGCGTGCCGGTGAGCCGGTTGCGGCGGCTGAACCGGGCGGCGCGGCGTGCGCAAACGCGAACGACCACAGGCGCGACGCTTCCGGCCCTTCAGGCCCGCACGCGCATCGACGTGCGCGGCTACCGGGTGGATGAGGCGTTGCAGGCGGTCGAGCGACTCATCGACGAGGCGGTGGCCAGTGGTGTGCGCGAGGTGGAAGTGCTGCACGGCAAAGGTACCGGCGCCCTGCGTCAGGCCATTCGCTCTTATCTGCAGGGCCGCCCCGAAGTGGAGCGCTTTGAAGATGCCCCGTGGGAGCAGGGCGGCCCCGGTGTGACCCGAATCTGGCTGAAGTAA
- a CDS encoding 2-hydroxyacid dehydrogenase, with amino-acid sequence MARIVVTRPVMEEGLRPLFENGHQVEILDPDPEHPLDEDALIEAAREADALITMPSDPVTARVLENCPKLRIVAQHAVGYENIDLEAARARGIVVTHTPGVLTDATADFTFALLLALVRRVREADRYVREGHFKRWETKLLLGHDLRDKVLGIVGLGRIGSAVARRALGFGMRVVYYNRRPANPTIERQSCARYVSFDELLRTSDVISIHCPLNKESYHLFDRAAFAKMKPTAVLVNTARGPIVDEEALVEALEQGQIAGAALDVFEHEPRVHPALLRSDRVVLAPHLGSATVEARTAMARACAEAVLAVLNGEEKIPYRLV; translated from the coding sequence ATGGCACGCATTGTTGTCACGCGACCCGTCATGGAAGAAGGGCTTCGTCCGTTGTTTGAAAACGGCCATCAGGTTGAGATCCTCGATCCGGACCCGGAGCACCCCCTTGATGAAGATGCGCTGATCGAAGCGGCCCGGGAGGCCGACGCATTGATCACCATGCCCTCGGATCCGGTCACGGCGCGCGTGCTGGAAAACTGTCCGAAGCTGCGCATCGTGGCCCAGCATGCCGTGGGCTATGAAAACATCGATCTGGAAGCAGCTCGCGCGCGCGGCATCGTGGTCACGCACACGCCCGGGGTGCTGACCGACGCTACGGCCGACTTTACGTTTGCCCTGCTGCTGGCGTTGGTACGTCGGGTGCGCGAGGCGGATCGCTATGTGCGGGAGGGCCATTTCAAGCGCTGGGAGACGAAGCTGCTCCTGGGGCACGATCTGCGCGACAAGGTGCTGGGCATCGTGGGACTGGGCCGCATCGGGAGCGCCGTCGCCCGGCGGGCGCTCGGCTTTGGCATGCGCGTTGTCTATTACAACCGGCGGCCGGCCAACCCGACCATTGAGCGCCAGAGCTGCGCCCGCTACGTGTCGTTCGACGAACTGCTTCGCACCAGTGACGTGATTTCCATACACTGTCCGCTCAATAAAGAGAGCTATCACCTGTTCGATCGCGCCGCCTTTGCGAAGATGAAGCCGACGGCCGTGCTGGTGAATACCGCCCGGGGGCCGATCGTGGACGAAGAAGCGCTGGTCGAAGCACTGGAACAGGGCCAGATTGCAGGGGCGGCGCTCGATGTGTTCGAGCACGAACCCCGGGTGCACCCGGCGCTGTTGCGGAGCGATCGGGTCGTGCTGGCGCCGCACCTGGGTAGCGCGACGGTCGAGGCGCGAACGGCCATGGCGCGAGCCTGCGCCGAGGCGGTGCTGGCCGTGCTGAACGGCGAAGAAAAGATTCCATACCGGCTGGTGTAA
- a CDS encoding DUF4783 domain-containing protein, which yields MGAVVGRAQPADSLRQVLVEALARGDAARLLEQAPPQVELALLGRGQLYSRMQARYVLMDFFQAYPPLRVKLDEDRLLEPHRFLVGRYWYARAAAPFQVYMRLHHEAGTWRLHELRVTAGRPRR from the coding sequence ATGGGTGCGGTGGTAGGCAGGGCGCAACCGGCCGATTCGCTGCGCCAGGTGCTGGTCGAAGCGCTGGCGCGAGGGGATGCCGCCCGGCTGCTGGAGCAGGCACCGCCCCAGGTGGAGCTGGCCCTGCTGGGCAGAGGACAGCTCTACAGCCGCATGCAGGCCCGCTATGTCCTGATGGACTTTTTCCAGGCCTACCCGCCGCTGCGCGTCAAACTCGACGAAGACCGACTGCTGGAGCCCCATCGGTTTCTGGTCGGACGCTACTGGTATGCACGGGCGGCCGCGCCCTTTCAGGTGTACATGCGGCTACATCATGAGGCAGGCACGTGGAGGCTTCATGAGCTGCGGGTGACGGCCGGCCGCCCGCGGCGATAG
- a CDS encoding ATP-binding protein, with protein sequence MVARHIPRRSHRYWQVGLLLLGLLLGTGVFRVLRLAWLERHVESARQTQLDRMAARIEADLLARQQRLLAKARRLAQHETVRHALQALRRQEGEACPEALVALLARQSLPVRWGIEVYDVVPRRVAWAGVTMPVGTIPNTEAFLRQVQVELVDDPPWRLALSLWHPVVDAEGHALGAVRVLELLRWQMPVENLYLDTYNQLRLWERELGVTVQLLLPGQTTPADGQAAYTLRALNGQLGTLLLGIPSPGQVLRDAARRMDHLLALWATALLIWALIGMIRWMWAARGSPQHLLKRAALVGLAWWGARYLLLVLDVPNRWQRGRTPLAPLFDPAHLASAFGGGLIRSIGDLLLTALFALGFALGVWRVVAECRRNTSDTTPGHTLRAVGVRLMAALLMLGPVVLLGLVVRHSVLDSTLDYLARTGLFPSRLVLLVWAGLLVLLLALLVLLAALGRGTGWFGGTGPEAWHARLGLALGPALVVVGIAYGLMPLDRMVPWPVALVLVGAGLAASCWKVRWPRTGRWLTLRALLPVPFVLSLLLYPMLQAALDAQRRLQMERALDQFGQGQDPRLVFAIEQALQELAADSLLSVLLTTDPDSVRLDSLADALLRGSLLSSLTGTYEVNLTFFDRERRLVGRYEGSPIASGSEALAQDAAEFAMLWQAFRRSEGRLPFIRQLSGRREPGRLQYAGFTMVRRDDGRVAGWVMVRAEPISPLYGAETPFPRVLVPAGVTGMLHEGLSLAEFREGVLVRSQGQAFVRYRLDPTVTRRLRQQPVLWRYETENAHTYLTCYRRVDDAARIVHAARLPALSLFDHLYYLLRLTLTGLLLMLAVYAGGLIYRWRRGWLPLPEARFQDRVLNALVGVGFVAVVVVGVVGVRVLEAESQRAVQAWLRQYLDRVERTLSQAARPGELPYQVLDRVPLDSIARRTGLDLQLYRGGQLIATTRPRLVRERLIEPLMPSSAYEALYCRAQRSAFVPERLGTFAYWTGYRALLDEAGRPRYVVAVPALPEQERLEEERARTVAYLFGALLVLMFLVLLTAWLVARALVRPLARLREGLQAVARGELDRPLPVESRDELGALARTFNWMLRQLAESREQLARQERELAWREMARQVAHEIKNPLTPMKLSVQHLRRAFARRDDPGRFAELFERVTTTLIEQIDTLSHIAADFSTLARMPTRRLERVDLNEVIREAARLMEAEAGRPIELALHPEPLVVQADREELRRVYINLIKNALQALVPERPGRVRVTTRLEVDEVGRRWAYSTVEDNGRGIPEALRPKIFEPNFSTKTGGSGLGLAIVRQCVLDLQGAIGFESEEGVGTTFWLRLPLASDEQPPEAPANQTTG encoded by the coding sequence ATGGTTGCCCGGCACATTCCCCGAAGGTCCCACCGCTACTGGCAGGTTGGCCTGCTGCTGCTGGGACTCCTGCTGGGCACCGGGGTGTTTCGCGTGCTGCGGCTGGCCTGGCTCGAGCGCCATGTGGAGTCGGCGCGACAGACGCAACTGGACCGCATGGCCGCCCGCATCGAGGCCGATCTGCTGGCCCGGCAACAGCGCCTGCTGGCCAAGGCCCGGCGGCTGGCGCAGCACGAAACGGTTCGGCATGCCTTGCAGGCGCTCCGTCGGCAGGAGGGCGAGGCATGTCCCGAAGCGCTGGTGGCGCTGCTGGCACGCCAATCGTTACCTGTACGGTGGGGCATTGAGGTCTACGATGTGGTGCCCCGGCGCGTGGCCTGGGCCGGTGTAACCATGCCGGTCGGGACCATCCCCAACACGGAGGCCTTTCTGCGGCAGGTGCAGGTGGAGCTGGTGGACGATCCACCCTGGCGGCTGGCACTCAGCCTCTGGCATCCGGTGGTCGACGCGGAGGGACATGCCCTTGGAGCCGTTCGGGTGCTGGAGCTGCTTCGCTGGCAGATGCCCGTCGAGAATCTCTATCTCGACACGTACAATCAGCTCCGTCTGTGGGAGCGCGAGCTGGGCGTCACGGTGCAGCTCCTGTTGCCGGGACAGACGACGCCCGCCGACGGACAGGCCGCATACACGCTACGGGCGCTGAACGGACAACTGGGCACGCTGCTGCTGGGTATCCCCTCGCCTGGCCAGGTGCTCCGAGATGCGGCGCGACGTATGGATCATCTCCTGGCGTTGTGGGCCACAGCGCTGCTCATCTGGGCACTGATCGGGATGATCCGGTGGATGTGGGCCGCGCGTGGTAGCCCGCAACACCTGCTGAAGCGTGCCGCACTGGTAGGGCTGGCCTGGTGGGGCGCGCGCTACCTGCTCCTGGTGCTGGACGTACCCAACCGCTGGCAGCGCGGACGCACGCCGCTGGCGCCGCTTTTCGATCCGGCCCACCTGGCCTCGGCCTTCGGCGGGGGATTGATACGCTCCATCGGCGACCTGCTCCTGACGGCACTCTTTGCGCTGGGGTTCGCGCTGGGGGTATGGCGGGTGGTGGCCGAATGCCGGCGTAACACGTCCGACACAACCCCCGGCCACACGCTACGCGCGGTGGGTGTTCGACTGATGGCCGCCCTGCTCATGCTGGGGCCGGTGGTGCTGCTGGGGCTGGTGGTGCGGCACAGCGTGCTCGACAGTACGCTCGACTATCTGGCACGAACCGGCCTGTTCCCCTCCCGGCTCGTGCTGCTGGTCTGGGCCGGGCTGCTGGTACTGTTGCTGGCGCTGCTGGTGTTGCTGGCGGCCCTGGGCCGGGGTACAGGGTGGTTCGGTGGCACTGGCCCTGAAGCGTGGCATGCCCGGCTGGGATTGGCCCTCGGGCCGGCACTTGTCGTCGTGGGCATTGCTTACGGGTTGATGCCGCTCGATCGGATGGTGCCGTGGCCGGTCGCGCTGGTACTGGTGGGGGCCGGACTGGCCGCTTCGTGCTGGAAAGTGCGGTGGCCGCGGACCGGACGCTGGCTGACGCTCCGTGCGCTGCTACCCGTCCCCTTTGTGCTCAGCCTGCTGCTGTATCCGATGCTGCAAGCGGCGCTGGATGCGCAGCGTCGCCTGCAAATGGAACGGGCCCTGGACCAGTTCGGGCAGGGACAGGACCCCCGGCTCGTCTTTGCCATCGAGCAGGCGCTGCAGGAGCTGGCGGCCGACAGCCTGCTGAGCGTGTTGCTGACCACCGATCCGGATTCGGTTCGGCTCGACTCGCTGGCCGACGCGTTGCTGCGCGGCTCGCTGCTCTCGTCGCTGACAGGGACCTACGAGGTGAACCTGACCTTTTTCGATCGAGAGCGCCGGCTGGTCGGCCGCTATGAAGGGAGTCCGATCGCTTCCGGGTCGGAGGCACTGGCCCAGGATGCCGCCGAGTTTGCGATGCTCTGGCAGGCGTTTCGCCGCTCTGAAGGCCGGTTGCCATTCATCAGGCAACTGAGCGGGCGGCGTGAGCCGGGCCGGCTGCAATATGCCGGCTTCACCATGGTACGCCGCGATGATGGCCGTGTGGCCGGGTGGGTGATGGTCCGGGCCGAGCCGATCAGCCCGCTATACGGCGCCGAGACCCCGTTTCCACGCGTGCTGGTACCGGCCGGCGTGACCGGGATGCTGCATGAAGGGCTGTCGCTGGCCGAGTTTCGCGAAGGGGTGCTGGTCCGCAGTCAGGGACAGGCGTTCGTCCGCTATCGGCTCGATCCGACGGTAACGCGCCGGCTCCGGCAGCAACCGGTGCTGTGGCGCTACGAGACCGAAAACGCGCATACCTACCTGACCTGCTACCGGCGCGTGGACGATGCGGCCCGGATCGTACACGCGGCCCGTCTTCCCGCGCTATCGCTTTTCGACCACCTGTACTACCTGCTACGCCTGACGCTGACCGGCCTGCTGCTGATGCTGGCGGTGTATGCGGGCGGGCTGATCTATCGCTGGCGCAGGGGATGGCTTCCGCTTCCCGAAGCCCGCTTTCAGGATCGTGTGCTCAATGCGCTGGTCGGGGTGGGCTTCGTGGCGGTGGTCGTCGTGGGCGTGGTCGGTGTGCGTGTGCTGGAGGCCGAAAGCCAGCGGGCCGTGCAGGCCTGGCTGCGTCAGTACCTGGACCGCGTCGAGCGCACGTTGAGCCAGGCGGCCCGTCCGGGCGAACTGCCCTACCAGGTGCTGGACCGCGTTCCGCTCGATTCGATCGCCCGCCGCACCGGGCTGGACCTGCAGCTCTACCGGGGCGGGCAGCTCATCGCCACCACGCGTCCCCGGCTGGTGCGCGAGCGGCTGATCGAGCCGCTGATGCCGAGCAGCGCCTACGAGGCGCTTTACTGTCGGGCACAGCGGTCGGCCTTCGTGCCCGAGCGCCTGGGGACATTCGCCTACTGGACGGGCTATCGGGCGCTGCTTGACGAGGCAGGGCGGCCGCGCTACGTGGTGGCCGTCCCGGCACTGCCCGAGCAGGAGCGGCTGGAGGAGGAACGGGCGCGCACCGTGGCCTATCTGTTCGGGGCGCTGCTGGTGCTGATGTTTCTGGTGCTACTGACGGCCTGGCTGGTGGCCCGTGCGCTGGTGCGTCCGCTGGCCCGACTCCGTGAGGGACTGCAGGCGGTGGCCCGGGGCGAGCTGGACCGACCGCTTCCTGTCGAGTCGCGCGACGAACTGGGCGCGCTGGCCCGCACCTTCAACTGGATGCTCCGCCAACTGGCCGAAAGCCGCGAGCAACTGGCCCGCCAGGAACGCGAGCTGGCCTGGCGCGAAATGGCCCGACAGGTGGCGCATGAGATCAAAAACCCGCTCACGCCCATGAAACTGTCCGTCCAGCACCTGCGCCGCGCCTTTGCCCGACGCGACGATCCCGGTCGGTTCGCCGAATTGTTCGAACGCGTCACCACCACACTCATCGAACAGATCGACACACTTTCGCACATTGCCGCCGACTTTTCGACGCTGGCCCGTATGCCCACGCGCCGACTGGAACGGGTGGATCTGAACGAAGTCATCCGCGAAGCGGCCCGTCTGATGGAAGCCGAAGCCGGCCGGCCCATCGAGCTGGCGCTGCATCCGGAACCGCTCGTCGTGCAGGCCGATCGCGAGGAGCTGCGGCGCGTCTATATCAACCTGATCAAAAACGCGCTACAGGCGCTCGTGCCGGAACGGCCGGGGCGGGTGCGGGTTACCACGCGCCTGGAAGTGGATGAGGTCGGACGCCGCTGGGCCTACAGCACCGTGGAAGACAACGGGCGCGGCATCCCCGAGGCGCTGCGTCCGAAAATTTTTGAACCGAATTTCTCCACCAAAACCGGCGGTAGCGGACTGGGGCTGGCCATCGTGCGGCAGTGCGTGCTGGACCTGCAGGGCGCCATCGGCTTCGAGTCGGAGGAAGGGGTCGGCACGACGTTCTGGCTGCGGTTGCCGCTGGCTTCGGACGAGCAGCCCCCGGAAGCTCCCGCAAACCAGACAACAGGCTGA